One Sphingomonas sp. KR3-1 DNA segment encodes these proteins:
- a CDS encoding Hpt domain-containing protein yields MAYDPGAIDATLAAAVGDEPALIAELREAFLDGVQRCLETMKSADSPDAWASAALRLKGLAASFGAVRLMALATEAANGQAHDGAILRRLHRAVDRL; encoded by the coding sequence ATGGCCTATGATCCCGGTGCAATCGATGCGACGCTGGCGGCGGCGGTGGGCGACGAGCCCGCGCTGATCGCCGAGCTGCGCGAGGCGTTCCTCGACGGGGTGCAGCGCTGCCTCGAGACGATGAAGTCCGCCGACAGCCCCGATGCCTGGGCGTCCGCGGCGCTGCGCCTCAAGGGCCTGGCCGCCAGCTTCGGCGCGGTCCGCCTGATGGCGCTCGCCACCGAAGCAGCCAATGGACAGGCGCATGACGGCGCGATACTCCGTCGTCTCCATCGGGCAGTCGACCGACTCTGA
- a CDS encoding DUF1467 family protein, which yields MPWKSALAIYFLFWAFSVFLVLPFGVKTSEEAGVAMIPGQAPSAPHEFDIKRVARRTTVVATILFALFYLNYIFGWVTTDMLDWYAHLPAETR from the coding sequence ATGCCCTGGAAGTCCGCGCTCGCCATCTATTTCCTGTTCTGGGCCTTCTCGGTCTTCCTCGTCCTGCCCTTCGGCGTGAAGACGAGCGAGGAGGCGGGCGTGGCGATGATCCCCGGCCAGGCGCCGAGCGCGCCGCACGAGTTCGACATCAAACGGGTCGCCAGGCGCACCACGGTGGTGGCGACGATCCTGTTCGCGCTGTTCTACCTCAACTACATCTTTGGATGGGTCACCACCGACATGCTCGACTGGTACGCCCATCTGCCCGCGGAAACGCGGTGA
- a CDS encoding ribonuclease J: MKPEKELLFLALGGSGEIGMNVNLYGCQGKWLMVDCGITFGDANYPGIDVILPDLQFIEERLDDLIGIVLTHGHEDHIGALPYLAGELDVPLYATPFTAGLIRGKLEEEGIEEKVELNVVDEEGPFNLGPFRITYTPLAHSIPEGNAVLIETPYGNIFHTGDWKLDDSPALGGASTAAELTAIGDKGVLALVCDSTNVFNPEASGSEGAVREGLDQVIGAAKGRVLVTTFASNAARLQTLGEVARDTGRELCVAGRSLDRIIRVAKQTGYLRDFPETIDFDLAMSMPPHKVLIVATGGQGEPRAALNRIAEGSHVLKVHEGDTVVFSSRQIPGNEIAIGRIMNTLASKGVELITDRQAFIHVSGHPGRPELAEMYKWIRPEIVVPVHGEVRHMYEQARFALEQGVPQSIRQVNGDIIRLAPGKPHKIGEAPVGRLVLDGDIILPADGTTINERRRVALYGQISVAVAIRNGKLAGEPQIRLQGIPVEEDRDDFIAEAVDAAREAVKKDGKGDIEKLRETLRLGVRRAAVRYTGKKPVVDVLIIEQ; the protein is encoded by the coding sequence GTGAAACCCGAAAAAGAACTCCTCTTCCTCGCGCTCGGCGGCTCGGGCGAGATCGGCATGAACGTCAATCTCTATGGCTGCCAGGGCAAGTGGCTGATGGTCGATTGCGGCATCACCTTCGGCGATGCGAACTATCCCGGCATCGACGTGATCCTGCCCGACCTCCAGTTCATCGAGGAGCGGCTCGACGACCTGATCGGCATCGTCCTCACCCATGGTCATGAAGACCATATCGGCGCGCTGCCCTATCTCGCCGGCGAGCTGGACGTGCCGCTCTATGCCACGCCGTTCACCGCGGGGCTGATCCGCGGCAAGCTGGAAGAGGAAGGCATCGAGGAGAAGGTCGAGCTCAACGTCGTCGACGAGGAGGGGCCGTTCAACCTCGGCCCGTTCCGCATCACCTACACGCCGCTCGCCCATTCGATCCCGGAGGGCAACGCCGTCCTGATCGAGACGCCCTATGGCAACATCTTCCACACCGGCGACTGGAAGCTCGACGACAGCCCCGCGCTGGGCGGCGCGTCGACCGCGGCCGAGCTGACCGCGATCGGTGACAAGGGCGTGCTCGCGCTGGTCTGCGACAGCACCAACGTGTTCAACCCCGAGGCCTCGGGCTCCGAAGGTGCGGTGCGTGAGGGTCTCGACCAGGTCATCGGCGCCGCCAAGGGCCGCGTCCTCGTCACCACCTTCGCCTCCAACGCCGCGCGCCTGCAGACGCTGGGCGAAGTCGCGCGCGACACGGGGCGCGAGCTCTGCGTCGCCGGGCGCTCGCTCGACCGGATCATCCGCGTCGCCAAGCAGACCGGCTATCTGCGCGATTTCCCCGAGACGATCGACTTCGATCTCGCCATGTCGATGCCGCCGCACAAGGTGCTGATCGTCGCTACCGGAGGCCAGGGCGAGCCGCGCGCCGCGCTCAACCGCATCGCCGAGGGCAGCCACGTCCTCAAGGTGCATGAGGGCGACACGGTAGTGTTCTCGTCGCGCCAGATTCCGGGCAACGAGATCGCGATCGGGCGGATCATGAACACGCTGGCGTCGAAAGGCGTCGAGCTGATCACCGATCGCCAGGCCTTCATCCACGTGTCCGGGCACCCCGGCCGCCCCGAGCTGGCCGAGATGTACAAGTGGATCCGCCCCGAGATCGTCGTGCCGGTGCACGGCGAGGTGCGCCACATGTACGAGCAGGCGCGTTTCGCGCTCGAGCAGGGCGTGCCCCAGTCGATCCGCCAGGTGAATGGCGACATCATCCGCCTCGCGCCGGGCAAGCCGCACAAGATCGGCGAAGCGCCGGTCGGCCGGCTCGTCCTCGACGGCGACATCATCCTCCCCGCCGACGGCACCACGATCAACGAGCGGCGCCGGGTGGCGCTCTACGGCCAGATCAGCGTCGCGGTGGCGATCCGCAACGGCAAGCTGGCAGGCGAGCCGCAGATCCGGCTCCAGGGCATCCCGGTGGAGGAAGACCGCGACGACTTCATCGCCGAGGCCGTCGATGCGGCCCGCGAGGCGGTGAAGAAGGACGGCAAGGGCGATATCGAGAAGCTGCGCGAGACGCTCCGTCTCGGCGTGCGCCGCGCCGCGGTGCGCTACACCGGCAAGAAGCCGGTGGTCGATGTGCTGATCATCGAGCAATAG
- a CDS encoding type III pantothenate kinase, which translates to MLLAIDAGNTNVVFALLDSGEIRARWRIATDPRRTADEYAVWLSQLLSLEGYDRADVTGVIIGTVVPRALHNLQVLSSKYFKTDAVIAGQGRAEWGFPLDVEEPQGLGADRALNMIAGHARHSGDLIIIDFGTATTFELVDYRGAYKGGIIAPGINLSLDALVTAAAKLPRIAITAPATTSVIGRNTVDQMHIGIYWGYIAMIEGLVARMKAEIGRPVKVIATGGLAVLFEKQTDVFDVIEPDLTIQGLAMLWERSR; encoded by the coding sequence ATGCTGCTCGCGATCGATGCCGGCAACACCAATGTCGTCTTCGCCCTGCTCGACAGCGGCGAGATCCGCGCGCGCTGGCGCATCGCCACCGATCCGCGGCGCACGGCAGACGAATATGCCGTGTGGCTCAGCCAGCTGCTCAGCCTCGAGGGCTATGACCGCGCCGACGTGACCGGCGTGATCATCGGCACGGTGGTGCCGCGTGCGCTCCACAATCTCCAGGTGCTGAGCAGCAAATATTTCAAGACCGATGCAGTGATCGCCGGCCAAGGCAGGGCCGAATGGGGCTTCCCGCTCGATGTCGAGGAGCCGCAGGGGCTGGGCGCCGACCGCGCGCTCAACATGATCGCCGGCCATGCCCGCCATTCGGGCGATCTGATCATCATCGATTTCGGTACCGCCACCACCTTCGAGCTGGTCGACTATCGCGGCGCCTACAAGGGCGGGATCATCGCCCCCGGCATCAACCTGTCCCTGGATGCGCTGGTCACCGCCGCCGCCAAGCTGCCGCGCATCGCGATCACCGCGCCCGCCACCACCAGCGTGATCGGCCGCAACACGGTCGACCAGATGCACATCGGCATCTATTGGGGCTATATCGCCATGATCGAGGGGCTGGTCGCGCGGATGAAGGCCGAGATCGGCCGCCCCGTCAAAGTGATCGCCACCGGCGGCCTCGCCGTGCTGTTCGAAAAGCAAACCGACGTATTCGACGTCATTGAACCCGATCTGACCATTCAAGGGTTGGCGATGCTGTGGGAACGCAGCCGTTGA
- a CDS encoding biotin--[acetyl-CoA-carboxylase] ligase, with translation MAELARNGAGEGIWLRAERQTAGKGRQGRAWQSPPGNLYVSTLVRTRAGEPSPATLALVAAVALEETVSTFLFPGQGRGPASASQTASLGPGLRRGEPMLKWPNDVLIDGAKLSGILLERVEGAVILGFGVNLAHHPEDLDRLATSLAAYGVTPDPQLFAETLAESFARWVSRWRDGIAPVRERWLARAHPVDTALTARLADGTSLDGLFGGLDSEGALILRLADGTSHVIHAADVFLL, from the coding sequence ATGGCCGAGCTCGCCCGTAACGGGGCGGGCGAGGGCATCTGGCTGAGAGCCGAGCGCCAGACCGCGGGCAAGGGCCGCCAGGGCCGCGCCTGGCAGTCGCCACCCGGCAATCTCTACGTCTCGACGCTGGTGCGGACGCGGGCAGGGGAGCCTTCTCCCGCTACGCTGGCGCTGGTCGCCGCGGTGGCGCTGGAAGAGACGGTCTCGACCTTCCTTTTCCCCGGCCAAGGCCGGGGCCCAGCCTCAGCTTCCCAGACTGCAAGTCTGGGCCCCGGCCTTCGCCGGGGAGAACCCATGCTGAAATGGCCCAACGATGTTTTGATCGACGGCGCGAAACTGTCTGGAATCCTGCTCGAGCGGGTAGAGGGCGCCGTCATCCTCGGTTTCGGCGTCAATCTGGCCCATCATCCCGAAGATCTGGATCGCCTGGCGACCAGCTTGGCCGCTTACGGTGTAACCCCCGATCCCCAGCTCTTCGCCGAGACCCTGGCCGAGAGCTTCGCCCGCTGGGTCTCGCGCTGGCGCGACGGCATCGCCCCGGTCCGCGAGCGCTGGCTCGCCCGGGCGCACCCCGTAGACACCGCGCTCACCGCCCGCCTGGCGGACGGCACCAGCCTCGACGGGCTGTTCGGCGGGCTCGACAGCGAGGGCGCGCTCATCCTTCGCTTGGCCGATGGCACCAGCCATGTCATTCACGCCGCCGACGTGTTCCTGCTCTGA
- the nuoN gene encoding NADH-quinone oxidoreductase subunit NuoN — MNYSLQLMMSLPEVILAVGAILLMLVAAWGGAQSTRLVSWTAVAVLIGAGIALAGPASAGGEAFGGLYKPDMFAAFAKALIFLAAGVSILIAPRFFQQTSGDDLRPEYPVLILLSAAGMGMMVSAGDMMSLYVGLELQSLSAYILASFMRRDARSAEAGLKYFVLGALASGILLYGISLVYGFSGTTLFSGIADAYASGDQKTGLLFGLVFVFAGLAFKMSAVPFHMWTPDVYEGAPTPVTAFFASAPKVAAVALATRVAIDAMGPAIADWRQIVIFASLASIVFGSVAAVRQSNIKRLLAYSSIANVGFALVGLAAGGEAGVSSVMYYIAIYVVMTLGSFLVVLQMRDDEGRPVETIDSLAGMSRTRPGLAVALAIFMFSLAGIPPLLGFFAKLQVFLAAVHAGLYIFAAVAAAASTIGAFYYLRIIKVMYFDEPAPAFPGRIDPVEGVLLTVAAVAISPLGWPLLGYLEVWTAAAAKALF, encoded by the coding sequence ATGAACTATTCGCTCCAATTGATGATGTCGCTTCCCGAGGTGATCCTCGCGGTCGGTGCCATCCTCCTCATGCTCGTCGCCGCCTGGGGCGGTGCCCAGTCGACCCGGCTGGTGAGCTGGACCGCGGTGGCGGTGCTGATCGGCGCGGGCATCGCGCTGGCCGGCCCGGCATCGGCGGGTGGCGAGGCGTTCGGCGGGCTCTACAAGCCCGACATGTTCGCCGCCTTCGCCAAGGCGCTGATCTTCCTCGCCGCCGGCGTCTCGATCCTGATCGCGCCGCGCTTCTTCCAGCAGACCTCCGGCGACGACCTGCGCCCGGAATACCCGGTGCTGATCCTGCTCTCGGCAGCCGGCATGGGCATGATGGTCTCGGCGGGCGACATGATGAGCCTCTATGTCGGCCTCGAGCTGCAGAGCCTCTCGGCGTACATCCTCGCCAGCTTCATGCGGCGTGACGCGCGCTCGGCGGAGGCAGGCCTGAAATACTTCGTCCTCGGCGCGCTCGCCTCGGGCATCCTGCTCTACGGCATCAGCCTGGTGTACGGCTTCTCGGGCACCACGCTGTTCTCGGGCATTGCCGACGCCTATGCGTCGGGCGACCAGAAGACCGGGCTGCTGTTCGGCCTGGTGTTCGTCTTCGCCGGCCTCGCCTTCAAGATGTCGGCCGTGCCGTTCCACATGTGGACGCCGGACGTCTACGAGGGCGCGCCGACTCCGGTCACCGCCTTCTTCGCCTCGGCGCCCAAGGTCGCCGCGGTCGCGCTCGCCACCCGCGTCGCGATCGACGCGATGGGTCCGGCGATCGCCGACTGGCGCCAGATCGTGATCTTCGCCTCGCTCGCCTCGATCGTCTTCGGCTCGGTCGCAGCGGTCCGCCAGAGCAACATCAAGCGGCTGCTCGCTTACTCGTCGATCGCCAATGTCGGCTTCGCGCTGGTCGGCCTCGCCGCCGGAGGCGAGGCGGGCGTGTCGAGCGTGATGTACTACATCGCGATCTATGTGGTGATGACGTTGGGCAGCTTCCTGGTCGTGCTCCAGATGCGCGACGACGAGGGCCGCCCGGTCGAGACGATCGACAGCCTGGCCGGCATGTCGCGCACGCGGCCGGGCCTGGCGGTGGCGCTGGCGATCTTCATGTTCAGCCTCGCCGGCATCCCGCCGCTGCTCGGCTTCTTCGCCAAGCTGCAGGTGTTCCTGGCGGCAGTGCATGCCGGCCTGTACATCTTCGCCGCGGTTGCCGCCGCTGCCTCGACGATCGGCGCCTTCTATTATCTGCGCATCATCAAGGTGATGTATTTCGACGAGCCTGCGCCGGCGTTCCCGGGCCGGATCGATCCGGTCGAAGGCGTGCTGCTGACGGTGGCCGCGGTGGCGATCTCACCGCTGGGCTGGCCGCTGCTGGGCTATCTCGAAGTCTGGACCGCAGCCGCCGCGAAGGCGCTGTTCTGA
- a CDS encoding NADH-quinone oxidoreductase subunit M: MSGFPILTVMLAVPAIAAVACLFLNAQAARWVALLATLVDFALGMLLWANFQTGDAAQQWQFVEHVRLFGIGSAEFAWALGIDGFALLLILLSVFLMPICIGASWLSITKRVPEYMAAFLATEVLMIGTFAAQDLMLFYVFFEGGLIPMFLIIGIWGGANRIYASYKFFLYTLLGSLLMLIAIIYMILTTGTTSIPALMAHDFPAHVQTWLWLAFFASFAVKMPMWPVHTWLPDAHVQAPTAGSVILAGVLLKLGGYGFLRFSLPMFPEASAQFIWLVFGLSAVAVVYTSLVALVQSDMKKLIAYSSVAHMAIVTFGLFAFNAQGIEGSMMVMLGHGLVSGALFLCVGVIYDRLHTREIDRYGGLAINMPRYAVLFLLFTMASVGLPGTSNFIGEFLSLAGLYQVSTLYALLGTTGIILGAAYMLYLYRRVAFGDLTKDDVKAMPDLDLREFAMLGALAAVTLWMGVYPESFMKPMRGDVERLVARLERAAPAGDSLPTLGKPAPVANGEHAAAPVAHGEAH; this comes from the coding sequence ATGAGCGGCTTCCCGATCCTCACCGTCATGCTGGCGGTGCCCGCGATTGCCGCGGTCGCCTGCCTGTTCCTGAACGCGCAGGCGGCCCGCTGGGTCGCGCTGCTCGCCACCCTGGTCGATTTCGCGCTGGGCATGCTGCTCTGGGCGAACTTCCAGACCGGCGACGCTGCCCAGCAATGGCAGTTCGTCGAGCATGTCCGCCTGTTCGGCATCGGCAGCGCCGAGTTCGCCTGGGCGCTGGGCATCGACGGCTTCGCGCTGCTGCTGATCCTGCTCTCGGTCTTCCTGATGCCGATCTGCATCGGGGCGAGCTGGCTCTCGATCACCAAGCGCGTGCCCGAGTACATGGCCGCGTTCCTCGCCACCGAAGTGCTGATGATCGGCACCTTCGCGGCGCAGGACCTGATGCTGTTCTACGTCTTCTTCGAAGGCGGCCTGATCCCGATGTTCCTGATCATCGGCATCTGGGGCGGCGCCAACCGCATCTACGCGTCGTACAAGTTCTTCCTGTACACGCTGCTCGGCTCGCTGCTGATGCTGATCGCGATCATCTACATGATCCTGACCACCGGCACGACGTCGATCCCGGCGCTGATGGCGCACGACTTCCCGGCGCATGTCCAGACATGGCTATGGCTGGCCTTCTTCGCCTCGTTCGCGGTGAAGATGCCGATGTGGCCGGTCCACACCTGGCTTCCCGATGCGCACGTGCAGGCGCCCACCGCAGGTTCGGTGATCCTGGCGGGCGTGCTGCTGAAGCTCGGCGGCTATGGCTTCCTGCGCTTCTCGCTGCCGATGTTCCCCGAAGCCTCGGCCCAGTTCATCTGGCTGGTGTTCGGCCTGTCGGCGGTCGCGGTGGTCTACACTTCGCTGGTCGCGCTCGTGCAGAGCGACATGAAGAAGCTCATCGCCTATTCGTCGGTCGCGCACATGGCGATCGTCACCTTCGGCCTGTTCGCGTTCAACGCGCAGGGCATCGAGGGCTCGATGATGGTGATGCTGGGCCACGGCCTGGTCTCGGGCGCGCTCTTCTTGTGCGTCGGCGTGATCTATGACCGCCTGCACACCCGCGAGATCGACCGTTATGGCGGCCTCGCGATCAACATGCCGCGCTACGCCGTGCTGTTCCTGCTGTTCACCATGGCCTCGGTCGGCCTGCCGGGCACCAGCAACTTCATCGGCGAGTTTCTGAGCCTTGCTGGCCTGTACCAGGTCTCGACGCTCTACGCGCTGCTCGGCACCACCGGCATCATTCTGGGCGCCGCGTACATGCTGTACCTCTATCGCCGCGTCGCCTTCGGCGATCTCACCAAGGACGATGTGAAGGCGATGCCCGATCTCGACCTGCGCGAGTTCGCGATGCTGGGCGCTCTTGCCGCGGTCACTTTGTGGATGGGCGTCTATCCGGAGAGCTTCATGAAGCCGATGCGCGGCGACGTGGAGCGGCTGGTCGCGCGCCTCGAGCGTGCCGCCCCTGCCGGTGACTCGCTGCCGACCCTCGGCAAGCCCGCGCCTGTTGCTAATGGCGAACACGCCGCTGCCCCTGTTGCGCACGGGGAGGCGCACTGA